Below is a genomic region from Pectobacterium polaris.
ACAATTGAGGTTCTGGGTTATGTCTGAAGCAATGATGTGGTTAATGGCTAAGGGAGTATGGGAAACCGTCGCGATGACGTTCGTTTCTGGTTTCTTTGGCTTTGTGCTTGGCTTACCCGTGGGCGTTTTGTTGTATACCACGCGTCCGGGGCAAATCATCGCCAATCCAAAGCTCTACCGAACCCTTTCTGCACTGGTAAACATTTTCCGCTCAATTCCGTTCATTATTCTGCTGGTGTGGATGATTCCTTTTACCCGCATCATTGTCGGAACCTCGATTGGCCTGCAAGCGGCTATCGTTCCTCTCACCGTAGGTGCCGCGCCGTTTATTGCCCGCATGGTGGAAAATGCACTGCTTGAAATTCCGACCGGCCTGATCGAAGCCGCTCGTGCAATGGGTGCGACGCCGATGCAAATCATCAGAAAGATATTACTGCCGGAAGCATTACCGGGACTCATTAATGCCGCAACTATCACGCTAATCACACTCGTAGGCTATTCTGCTATGGGTGGAGCCGTGGGCGCAGGCGGCTTAGGTCAAATTGGTTATCAGTATGGTTATATTGGTTATAACGCGACGGTCATGAATACGGTATTA
It encodes:
- a CDS encoding methionine ABC transporter permease MetI is translated as MSEAMMWLMAKGVWETVAMTFVSGFFGFVLGLPVGVLLYTTRPGQIIANPKLYRTLSALVNIFRSIPFIILLVWMIPFTRIIVGTSIGLQAAIVPLTVGAAPFIARMVENALLEIPTGLIEAARAMGATPMQIIRKILLPEALPGLINAATITLITLVGYSAMGGAVGAGGLGQIGYQYGYIGYNATVMNTVLILLVVLVYLIQFCGDRAVKAVTHK